Part of the Marasmius oreades isolate 03SP1 chromosome 5, whole genome shotgun sequence genome is shown below.
cgctggtcagcgtagagctcgagctcaaaatttctctaagtcagagacttgacggttgtacactagagtgtacaccgtagataagattaagtagatctacaggccattttgaaggcttttagtagaactactaaatgaaaaagccgtagatcaattcaaacgatagaagatgatgttgcgctcagtccgtagatggactggggacagtcctcttttgtttgggggagataatgcgacttagttgactatgctacacggttctttttgcactttaaacggtgctacggagcgatatttatcgtattaagaactagagtgagcccgaattgctagttaaagctagtgccgctagtaggatgtgccgtcggcgcagctagaccagttagagagagccgtagatcgtgtcagaaaactgtatgaccgttcgaaacctgtagaacactatgagcagaggacttaagtggtaattcaccaagttctactctctacattctactatgcactggcatatcaagggattgtactattagaagacttgtagtcttcacagaaccgttcgtagcagaacttaacaaagtcaaaagaccttcatactaggagtacctacttctacggggaatttagttgacaagaaatcggacattggaccacacagactaggagaaatttgatatgaccgtagatcgagtcccgatctgaggaaaagacaaaaagacatgatacagatcccagatcccagatagagtacctaggaaccaggcaggaatgaacaacggatctcggagcccgcgctgttcatgtgctatggcgattcggaactctggatccatatgctggaactacttggacacactaagtccatatgatttgataacgtcgaaatgtaggataaggtccgtaggcaggaaataccatatggtacgcctatgtaggtccattccacatgctgaaacaagaatgaagatcggtccagattggtccaaaacatatgattcgaatatggaaaagctccgtagacaagattctgcacacgtagcagtccctagcgataagattccacatggattcgtagctacggtgcattatttttagagataaaacaagtagagataggattacaaagctagcgtagaagtagtataaaagcagctcatgtatccgtagataaaaaagtactacccgtgcgtaggaaagtcctgagtgggttgcccgtgagtaactgctcttgacaccaatagagagatttgccctgtctttgtgcagtgaaacgataagatttgatttgaactatacgagaccgtcgaggtcaaaaactagagaactatccgtccgtaggccgccgaggtcttgattactgtttcgtgatccgtcgagggtcttagcgttcgtgtccgccgaggacttagttttcgtgtccgtcgagggcaatagtctccaatcgttcgaattagtcttaccgtagacgaaattcatagtcccacttagtccactggacaataaacagagcccctacaaaccttagaatcccgtagctgtggtgtttttacacttgcagttacacattgatttcataagaacttcatacgatactgagactgtgatcttgtgcgtaacctttgccaagcagtccacccttgcaatctttcctggtgtgtagagttattgatagactttacacggaggtttactagtttttgggttgatttggtgttggtgctactcccgtagctctgatattaggttgactcttgagtggtattcttcgcccattagcgatTAACCCTGGGATGAGGGCAGTCCCACGCAAGgtggccaacttcttgacagtTGTAACACTGACGGTTTCCATTCCAAGTGTTAGGACGAGCACAGGCTCGATCGATTTCCATAGGTCGTCCTTGATCTCCGAAGGTGATACCGGTTCCCATCTTAGCTTCTGCAGGTCCCGAGGTCGTGGTTGACACCGTGGGTACTGTCGATACCTGATTCCAGAAAGGATTGTTGGTACTCCAGGGTACTGCTGCTGCAGGTTTGGCTGCTGGAGTACACACATTATGCTCCGCTCTCAGAGTCTGTGCACtgtgctcctgaaggtcgaaccaaattgctgcttccttccatttgttgTAGGTCTGTGGCATAGGATCCATGGCGTAGATATGACTGATGAGGAACAGTTTGAGATTTGTCTTTAAAAGCATCAGGAGTCCGTCTTCTTCGAGCCCAGATTTGGCTCGGTACTCCTCGAactcgaggaagaattgactagccaactcgttaggtttctggaccaggctgtggagtttcctctgtgtcatatccttctggtcaccacCAGCGAAATCTCGAAGGATTTCTGCCtttaggtcattgaatgatGCTGGCCACCATCCGTTCTCGATTTCTCGGATTTTATTAGCCGCCCATTTAGGAGGTAGTACTCTGTCAGTCATATGGGCAAGGGCTTCGAGGACCTTTGCATGGTCCACAGCGTATTTCTCTGGATTTCTTTGGAAATAAATATAGAGCTGGGCGAAGAAGGGATCGATGCCTTCGGGGGTTCCATTGAACGCTTTGGGCTTTGTAGCAGACGATTTCTCATTACTCCGGCTATGACTCTTCTCAAGTAACCTAGCAATGACTTCATTTTGAGTATTCAACTAACTAAGTTGTCGccaaatgttgacattgagttccctatcctgctgttgtgcgttaagaccctggaaccattcttAGGTTCCTTGAGTGAGGACTTCTGGATCAGGGAGAGCAGTCCAGCATGTTGGGAGACGTTGGGATTCATGTGGGTATCCTGATCTAAGGTGGCAGACATGTGCACAGTGATCAGGATGAgaggtttccaaactaaaGGTTGGTAAGAGTAGAAAAGATCAGGTCGCCCCTGGGGTACTCTTGTctattgtcaggagtcgatcctttgggtgaggcgagctgacaattgaaggggaaaaaggaatgactcctaggtaggattgaccagacaagagtgaagttctactgtacacttggagtacttatatactacactacttaagaggtaaggagtcgagggggcaggggcctccctatctacgatggtctacaGCGATCGCAagtcggacagagtgctcaatgGTGAGGAGCCGAAGGGGTCGAAGGGAGGAAGATTGCAAAgatcgaaatgatcaagtGCAAGGGTAGGAGGGGTTGTGATAGcacgtgaagtactatggaggagtactcagagTACGGCGAGTTTGTGAcataagtcgtacatcttatataggatagaaatgtacaaggtccgagtcAGATCCAGTAGTCAGATCCGCATTCAAAccaccgactcccaagccaatAGACTAGGCTTAATGGGAAgtatggagattaaggtaagtggagtaagtaagaatggAACAagagtgattgtgaccagttgGTCTGAATCGGTccagcatggatgtaacatcTCTTTCCTTGCCATTCATTATCTCAAACCCACTATGATTGAGGAGAACCTCAGCTCTTGGATTGGTTATCAAAGAAGATACAAGGATGTTACAGGTGACATTGTCCAAGAGCTTAAACATTGCTTGAAGTTATCACCCACCTCCAAAAACCTACTACCACCTGACAACCTTGTGCTTCAAGTTTGGTCCAATGCATGTTGCTTTATGGCTAGCTTTGGCTCAACCACACACCTTTCAATCCCCGATTTTCACATCTCCCGCCTTCCACATTTCTCCATCGGATCCCAGAGTTTTCCATGGACCGTGCATCCCGCATCATCCTACCCTGATCTTGAACCAAAATTCTTCAACAACATTTTTGTGGAGATATACACATCAGTAAAACAGCAACAACTTTTTCGAAGCTTTTCTGAACTTTTTCATACTTGAACTTTTTTGAACTTTTTTGAGGCCTACTTTTCCCAGGTTTTCGTTACTTATATCCTTATTGTACTTTTACAGAACGTGTGAAATAATCAGGGAAACGAACGTAAAAGTAGCTAAGTTAATTTAAAGTCCGACTTTACTCCGTGCGTCACATGGTCATGTTGATGAGTCACGCATTCAACTTTCTTTCACTTCCTCCATCTTGCTCCCCTCCAGGTCCATTCAGAGCAATAGTAATTGACCCTCAAATCAAAGGTGCGTCCCCTTTGTTCTCTAATCATCATAATCATAATTCTGCCTTTATAACCAAGGTTTTGTTGCAACCATGGCCAGTCATTGTAACACCGACACATCTCCATTCTCTTTCTGCACACCACACAACAATGGACAGCAGCCTCAAGTCACTGGCTCAAGGATTAGCTGTATCAAGACTGATGGGATGAAACTCCAGTGCAATTTGGTATCAAAACTGGTGTGTTCAATCCTTTTGATGATTCTCTACTAACCTCACATACAATAGATGACATAATGAAAATCAGAGTCTCAGCCCTGTCGCCATCTACCAACCGAGTCCACTATGCCAACCCCATCCATTACCGGCCTTGACACTATTCCTTCTGCTGTACAGACGAACCTCAGATAAGTTTGTCTGTGTTCCCGCTGTGGTCTTTTCACTAACTATCATATTCAAATAGCATTAAGCTCCTCCCCGCAAGTGGCTGATCATGATACTTACAGTGACAGTATTgtggatatactctactagtacctaaataaacgcatttttaacatttttatatataatataatcaaaatgggaacataatatgaggattagagcaagcccaagctgctagtcaaagctcgggtctatttgcgggttatccaaagtacgaaaagtacgaattaccttatagacgagagtcttcgacattccaaaacctgtaggaaccgatgaagcagccttttaaaaaccttcgttcatttgcataggccttgtctcactcgcaaatacttgtagcaaacatggggacacttgattttactatcaatttattgatttctttgatattggttgaaaagacggaaacaactcttagaagtacatctggaagtaacaatcagacggatgtaactatctaaagtccactttggacttaaggaatggaaacaatgccggtggctgtaacttacagctggaaacaagaaaagggggcAGATGTCATCAATGtccagtcagaaaggatattctaccaggaaagaaccatagaaatgatccctggaatgtagatcgaaccgttttggactattccagatcagatagaacaagagagaacaagggagcacatggggacttgccttggaaacaaaaaggggtcaggatgtatccacatgcaaatgtcaaagatatccgactcggaacaggaataaagaaaatatgaggaaaagaaataagaaatactgtattctggacagttttatatctaattgacatgtactatacctgatcaagggtactttggtatctctgaaagggatttctctatattttcgactttttactatATCTTCAAcctttgattattatttatttgaaagagtgtatataaggaggggtggtagcagcagtattttccccagtaacctacgacagaagcctaagtgctttcactagggaactctggctcatactttgccccacttcttcgaagttggtgtttgtatttggaaaagattagatttgaactttgaatttgatttgaatttgttgccactttggtacttggaaactttgaacttgtagagttgctttgactcgaatttgaattgaatttgatagttctatttgaacttggaaagattggaacacctcctcaaagtagtgaacttcatagaaagcctttgtcattttgacttgtgaacacagaatttaaatttgtttgaaccatataaagccccacctttgaagtcatatcttagagttctcagtgaaccttgctgagagcgtccattgatactgacctccacaaatcaactacactaattgctagtgttgggtttggttttgcgcactttgtgcttggagtgtgttttgctgcacctagtagtagtttttagtgctgtTAATGGCTCAGATTGGTTTGTATTATGTAGAATTGTTTGGTACCTGTCCTTGTGTATGCTATGTACAGAAATATAGATGCATTGTTCTGACAATTTTGATATGTGATTAAGATAAAAGTATAGAAAAAGTATAGGAAAGGTGGCCAAGGAGGTCAactttttcctttccttatccTCCTTATCAACTTTTTTTCGGGCAAGTGAACTTTTTTAGACTTTGTGGACGTTCCCTGGAAAAGTACATGTCCTTACCTCCTTAGCCTCCTTATCATACCCTAAAAAACCTCATAAGGACATTTGTTATTTTACTGATGGCAGAGCAAAGTCGACGGTTGTTCAAGCATTTAGGCAATTACAGCATCCAACAAAAAAGgtgaggatgtggatgatgACCAAGGTCACTTGTGATGAAACTGCCATAATTGGGGCCAGAGAGGAGAGCTCCAATGATATATCAAATACAATGTACAGTAGCTACAAATGTTTTTTCTATATTTTCTGTTTTTTGAGGTTGGTTCCGCAATCCACCTACACTGGAAAAATTGAGTCATTTTGAGTGCATTTTCAGAAGAGCAAAATACTTCCAAGAGCATGGCTTTTCACCAAATTGCAAGATGACAAATATGCAGTAAAAGTGTAGAATATTCAACAGCTTTTCTATATTTGGAAATTTTATCAAAATTCCATTTTTTAAAGGTATTTTAGATATACTAAAGCAGGAAGAAAATGTGGACTTTCAGGAGAATTTTAGTAGGTTAAACATGCTCAGAACATGCCTCATTTTAGACACATTCTTGGTCTTTAAAAAGCTTCAAAGAAGTCCAGATGTTGGGAAAATATTCATTCCGCTAAAACATTACAAAAACTTGGACTTTTTGATGAGTTTCTAATCTGCAAAATCAATACAAAAAGTCACACTCTTGGGAACATTTTGCTCTTCTGAAAATGCACTGAAAATGACTAAATTTTTCCAGTGCTACCAGAGGTCCAAGTTCGAGGTTGGTGGCAGTTTCCACCTATAAGTTACCATAAAAGGCAATATTTTCGTCCACCTACAAACCGTGGAAATAGGCCGATTTTGGAACCGACCTTCCCACCCATTTTCATGGGTCCTGTCGCGTCTTACGCGACTCAAAATGGCACGTGGTCTCTCAATATTTAACTTTTAACGGCGGCGCGCttgtttctttctctcctCCATCGATATGGTCTACCAAGCCACAACCTCCGCTCCAGTCAATATTGCCTGTATAAAGTAATGATTACCTGTTCGTTCGTCTATGCTCTACGATCTCAACTCTTCTTCAGGTACTGGGGCAAACGAGATACCAAGCTAATTCTCCCCACCAACTCATCGCTTTCTGTCACTCTTGACCAAGATCATCTACGGTCCACGACGACCTCTCGTGCAGATCCAGAATTTTCGAAGGATAGACTTTGGCTGAACGGAAATGAAGAGGAGATCAAGCCAGGATCTCGTATGCACACTTGCATAACCGAGATGAAGACTTTACGAAAGAAAACGGTGGAGGATAACGATTCTTCCGCTCCGAAGGTGGGTGAAGCACACCTTGTCTCTGTCGGCGAGTAAGGCTGATCAGATGTTGTAGCTATCGACGTATCACGTTCATATATCCTCCTTCAACAACTTTCCCACTGCCGCAGGCCTTGCCTCATCAGCTTCGGGTTTCGCAGCTCTCGTTTTTTCGCTAGCCGCGCTCTACCAACTCCCTGTATCCCTAAAAGATCTCTCCCTAATTGCTAGGCAAGGCTCCGGCTCCGCCTGTCGTTCACTATTCGGTGGGTATGTTGCATGGGAACAGGGCTCCGCAGCCAACGGCCTCGACTCTTACGCCGTTCAAGTCGCCCCCGAATCGCACTGGCCTGAAATCCACGCGCTGATATGTGTTGTCAATGATGCCAAAAAGGGAACAAGTTCAACAGCCGGTATGCAAAGGACGGTAGAGACTTCTGCTTTGCTTCAACATCGGATCAAAGAAGTTGTTCCGCAGAGGATGGAAAACATCTCCAAGGCTATTCATGAGAAAGATTTTGATTCGTTTGCGAGGATCACGATGGCCGATTCGAATCAGTTCCATGCTGTCGCATTGGATACCTCTCCACCCATCTTTTACATGAACGACGTGTCGAGGGCTATTATCGCCATTGTCGAGGAATACAACAGGGTTTCGATGGCTGCTACGGGACATTTGAGGGCGGCTTATACATTCGATGCTGGACCCAATGCGGTTATTTACGCGCCAGAGAGCAGTATCAAGGAGATTGTTCAGCTGATTTTAAGGTTCTTCCCGCAACAGTTCAAAGATCCGTTTGGGTTGTTCCGTGAGGAGGATATGGCTGGGAAGGTACCTGAAGGATTCAATGAAGGTGTTTCGAGGGTTTGGGAGGTTGATTCCGTCAAGGGACTCATTCATACGAAGGTTGGGGGTGGTCCGAGGGTATTGGGTGAGGAGGAGGCTTTGTTGAATCTCGATGGGTTTCCAAACGAAAAGGTGACGAGGAAATGGGACCTGTGAGGGTGTTTATACCTATCGACACCCAAGTTGAGTACGTAGACTCCGCCTCACCAGGTCTCATATCCGTGTATGTTATTTAAATATCCTGTCGGTGTGCCGCCAAGCTATCACAGGCGCCCCCCGCAAACCTCCAGAGAGTGTTAGACTTGTATAGGGCGGTGTCAAGTCATTTGGTGCATTCGCTGGAACTTGTGGAGTGACTTCGTTGTGTTGAACGCCTTCGTTTTGGCGGCTGCAAAGTTTGGCATATGTGCATACGATGTAGTACACAGAAACTGCTTCGAAACTTCCACCGTATTACTTCTTCCAAGGACCAGCGTCACTCTTTTCACAACCACCTGGGCACTGACAAGTCCCTCCGAAGTCCTTTTGCAAACAATCTGCATCGATAGACTCCAGCAACTTCGCCATATTACTTCCACTCAAGATATCAATCTTCGCCACGGTCACTTCATCCAACCACGGTTTGACGAGTGACCATATGGTTGAAAACCCCCAGGGAGCATTAACGATAAAGAACTTGCCCATTGTCTCAGGATAACGATCTTGCCCGACTTTCGAGGCTGCCATGACATAATCTTTGACGTGCCAAAAGGTGGAGATACCGCTATTGCCTAAGTCGAGAATGGTGCAGAACGTCTCGACGGGGTGGCCGGCTGCTTCAGAAGCTCCAGGAAGGCGGATTCGAAAGGATTTCTCGTATTCTAGTACGAGGCGTTTGAGGAGACGATCGAAGGTTGTGCATTGCTGAAGTGCGCTGATGTTGATATTGTTGAATCGCTCGATGTAAATCGGCCGACCGGCCTGTAAAAAGAAATATGGAATGTCAGCGAAAGAGATCGCAAGAGAGCTCCTCTGTACCTTATCCGTTTTATGGTAGTACTGTGGATAATATTTCGCTACTTCGTCCCTTTCCTTGAAGTCGAAGTTCCTATGGAGGATCGTGTGAGCACCTTGGTCTTCATGATGGAAAGCCTAAATCGATTCACTTGACGATATCGTCAACGCCAAAATCTTTCCTCCACTGCTCTGCGTCTAAGAGCATCTTCTTTGCCAACGCAACGTCGAATTTACGTGCTCGCAGGAACCTTTAAGAGAATAAACTTCAGGAAGAGTCAATTTCGTAGATCAGATGGAGGAAAACGCACCGCAATAACGTCGCATCGTCCATTCTCTCCTCTACGAACGCCCCTTCATCCTTCAACTCCTTCTTCAATCTCTCCAGCGCATTCTTCTGTGTCTCTGTAAGATTTCCCAGACGTCCCTGGGGTGGTTTGTAATTTGTATCCGCCATTTGAACTAAGTGATAGTGATGCTTGGTTTCTTGATTAAGAGGAAATGGTTCGAGATGATCAATCAAATTGCTGGGGTTGTTGTGCCACGTGAATTTCAAATAAGAACAGTTCGGAAACCTCCATTTAACCTTTAGCGCCGGAGTGGTTCCCTTGTGCTTTGATTCTTGTTATCTGTTTTCTACTTCTACTGTACAAACTGCAAACAAGCACAGAAAGGCATTGGATATATCCTCTGGAACCAAGTCAACCACGCCCGTCTATTATCTGCCAAATCAGCTCATGCGTTCACCTATAACCGCCCTCTTCGTGTCGCTCAAATCGCTGAAAACCACTTCCTTAATCTAGAATGTGGCAGAATTTCTGGTTATGGCAGTACATGGTCGATTCGTTGGGTTGAGAGCAAAAGTCATACCTCAAGGAAAAGTCGATTCGGAGCAAGTTGGTTGGGTTGTTAAAACAGAGAGGGTTTCATCGGGGGCGGACGCGTTTTGGAGGACGCATGGATGTTGATCATGCCTAGCTATTTGAGCTTCGAGGGTATCAATCCACTGACAGTGTAATCCTGTTACCAACCTGGGAATGTCTTGTGTCGGTTGTGTTCCAGGTGCAGTGGTCTCGTTTCCATTAACGGTGTGCTTGCATCAGATTCAAAATTCGTTTGGAGAAAGCCATGTATGTATTAGAAGTCGGAATCAATCAAGGTAAGCTGGTCAACTTCTATCTGTTGAACCTATCTCTGACCACAGTTCCGTATCCCCCACTTTGGACTATCGTTAGACATTTTCCCGAGCGTTTCACGTCTCACCGTTCAATGATCGGTCCGCATGAAGACCCTCACATTCACCTAGCACGACCTCAAGTTCCTCGCCACGACTTCCTGTGATTTAGCGTCCACCTCTATCCCTGAACTAGGTTATCCTGAACCCGGCGCTCTGAAATTTACGGCTCTTCGACGAGCTGCACATTCAATCCCATTAACGACGCCCAATCTAGGTAGTGCGAGGAGGGGATAATTGGAAAGAATGTAATTCCGGAATCTTCCGCCGTATATCGCAACCTCGCTTTCAATCTCAGAGGGTTATCGGCCCCAGCTTGTGAGTTATAGCATCGTTTGTATCATCCAATTTTAATTTCGCGTCTATCTCGCGAGTCTCCGAGCTATTGGTAGCGTCAGGCAACTCCGGCTCAAAAGAATGGGGGTTCACAGAACTTGAAGGGCCAGTCCACCATTTCTAGCGTAGCTTCAGATTTTCAACTCACCCTTCCGCTCGAACGCCACGCAACAAGTCTGAGTCGGTGCGACTTCCAGTGGTGCCTTCCTTGGATCTGTGCATGG
Proteins encoded:
- a CDS encoding uncharacterized protein (BUSCO:EOG09263BG5; antiSMASH:Cluster_5.4), giving the protein MVYQATTSAPVNIACIKYWGKRDTKLILPTNSSLSVTLDQDHLRSTTTSRADPEFSKDRLWLNGNEEEIKPGSRMHTCITEMKTLRKKTVEDNDSSAPKLSTYHVHISSFNNFPTAAGLASSASGFAALVFSLAALYQLPVSLKDLSLIARQGSGSACRSLFGGYVAWEQGSAANGLDSYAVQVAPESHWPEIHALICVVNDAKKGTSSTAGMQRTVETSALLQHRIKEVVPQRMENISKAIHEKDFDSFARITMADSNQFHAVALDTSPPIFYMNDVSRAIIAIVEEYNRVSMAATGHLRAAYTFDAGPNAVIYAPESSIKEIVQLILRFFPQQFKDPFGLFREEDMAGKVPEGFNEGVSRVWEVDSVKGLIHTKVGGGPRVLGEEEALLNLDGFPNEKVTRKWDL
- a CDS encoding uncharacterized protein (antiSMASH:Cluster_5.4); this encodes MADTNYKPPQGRLGNLTETQKNALERLKKELKDEGAFVEERMDDATLLRFLRARKFDVALAKKMLLDAEQWRKDFGVDDIVKNFDFKERDEVAKYYPQYYHKTDKAGRPIYIERFNNINISALQQCTTFDRLLKRLVLEYEKSFRIRLPGASEAAGHPVETFCTILDLGNSGISTFWHVKDYVMAASKVGQDRYPETMGKFFIVNAPWGFSTIWSLVKPWLDEVTVAKIDILSGSNMAKLLESIDADCLQKDFGGTCQCPGGCEKSDAGPWKK